Genomic segment of Acipenser ruthenus unplaced genomic scaffold, fAciRut3.2 maternal haplotype, whole genome shotgun sequence:
CAGCAGTGAGAAAACATCACCATGTTTGAGCAATGTGAATAATTAGAAATTGTGTGGTTCACAGCTTGCTGCTTTTGGGACTATGAATTACATAACTATATGACCCCACTCTGACCTATTCCATGAGACATTGCATGCCAAAAAGAAAAGCATCAGAAGAAAGCTATTAAAGAGCAGAATCTTCTATCCTTTCAACAGTAACAGGTCTTTGTTATCTTAACATTATTATTCAATAAATTTTTATTATCCCCTCTTCTGACAAATCCCAATATTCTCATATCCCAGTTCTAGCAAAGCAATACATTTAACATGCTTTTAAGAATTTAAATGATCTAAATGTCAACTTTCCTTTCTTGATTTTGCACCTAATCACCTTTTTACTAAGTTGTTTACAATGTGTGATATTCTTCTGTCAGCCCTGCTTTCTATCAGTGGCACAAAACCCACCTGAGAAGCTTTTAATTCTCATGGTTCTGTCAAGTGAAGTGTAGGAGAAAAAAACACCACTAATAAACTCAAAAGATTACATTAGACTTTAAAAATCATCTCAGACCTTTAAAATATCAAAACCTTGTTATTGATTGTTTTGCCCTTACGCTTGTCTTTTCATCTGCCAACATTTTTATAATAGTGCTGCTCATTGTGAATTCAAATGCAGtcatatataaaaaattattgaCAGCATAGAATGATCATCATGACCGATCTAATGGCTTAACTATCCTGACTGTAATTATTGGTTGACAGTGCAGGCTTGTCTTTATTGCTTGACTTTATACGTTGTGTAAGCTGGCTTAGACTTACTTGTTGCTTTGTTCCAGTATCACCTATGTACCAGCCGAATATCTGGAGGAATACAGGACCAGCTTGGGTGAGCAGACAGAAGAAACCTGTGATGGTACCCATTCAACCTGGTAATTAATACTAACATCTCCTGTTAACTCAATCATAGCTTTTTATAACTCAGAGAACTGGGCCATTCCATTACATGTTTAATTCCAGGACCATGGTTGGAACAATGACCAGGATGTTGCCAAACCCTAGTATAacggatgaaaaaaaaaaaactgtatggaGTTGTACATATTGGTACTGTACAGTAAGATTAATAGAGAATGGCCTCTGTTTCAGGATAGTAAACCATAGCTATATACACAAAACAGTTAAcacctgttttttttctaaaaagaagaGAAGTTGAGGTTAAAAAGCCGACCGCGGACGAGAGTTCTCAAgcagcggcgcacaattggctgagcgttcgcctgggtggggagggcttaggtcggccagggtgtccgcggctcactgcgcaccagcgaccccggtagactggccaggcacctgcgggcttgtctgtaagctgcccagagctgcgttgtcctccgatgctgtagctctgaggtggctgcatggatGGCCTGCAGAGTtaaaagaagcggttggctgacggcacacagtgtgtgttcgtctttgccgctcccgagtcagcgtgggggtggtagtggtgagctgagcctaaaataaaaaatcaaattgggagaaaaaattgggtaaaatctgatgggggaaaaaaactgatgaaaaaaagttacaaataaaTAACTCTGGAGTTTAATTTTAGATCTCCCACACACACataattgtttcttgtttttcgCATCAGAAAAAAACGATGCAGTGTTAGCATGGTGATAAATGCTGAATATGGCCATATAACTACAGTTACAATGCATTTACAGTGTTGGTAAAATACAGTTATAGAACAGCTTACATTTTGGCAGCTTAAATTCATGTGGGAAGCGTATCGATTTAGATTGGTATTGTTACCAATACCGTAGCTTATAAAACAGCTTGGAAAATTCACATTTCATATTAGTAGGATATCATGCAGTGAGAATATACCAGTGGtatcaatttgtttaaaaataggtTTAATGATATagataatcattttttttatttattttatttagtagtcgccaattatttttattattttctcccaatttagaatatccagttattatttttaagctagactcaccgctaccacccctacgctgacttgggagcggcgaagatgaacacacgctgtcctctgaagcatgtgccgtcagccgactgcttatTTTTACACTGCCTActaaccatgcagccacctcagagttacagcgtcggaggacaatgcagctccgggcagcttacaggcaaacccgcaggtgcccagccagactacaggggtcactggtgcgcggtgagccgaggacaccctggtcgacctaaaccccccccccccccccccctccggggcggcactcggccaattgtgcaccgccccctggaagctcccgtccacggttggcaatGGAGTAGCCTGGACTcggaaccggcgacgtccaggctatagggcgcatgctgctctccacgtggagtgcctttaccggatgcgctaCTCGGGAACCCAAGATAATaatttttaaacccaggataaaaTACAGCTTAACAAGGCACCCTGTGTTTTGCTCAGCTGGGATCTGTGATTTATTCTGGCTGGAACAGTACTGCATTGTTTGTGTTTCTCTCTGCAGTACGATACAATTATTGCAATGAATAGGAGGGACAAACATAAGAATGAGGTATTTGATGTGGCTTGTGGTGGTGACCTCTTCTGAATTCCAGATCACAATTGTACCAATTAAGTGCTTGTTAGAAGCTTAATTGTTCCAATTATTTAATTTAGGGTAcaattggaacaaaaaccaggagggacaccggccctccagggcCGGAATTGTCCACCCCTGCCATATGCCCtatcacaaatacaaaaatagacTTTTATCAAACAAATATTCACATTTTATACTAATTAACCTTCAAAGGTATAGTGTATTTTTTTACTACCAGTGTTTGTTACTGAAATGCTACAAAAGGCAAAAGATTTAGCATTGTCAAACCTATTGGTATGGTGTatggcagtggtactcaactctggcccttgagatccaatccagtccaggtttttactccaagcatgttctaatgtagttaattgaagctgttaagaggcaattaactaatttaggacctggttggaataaagaccaggactggaatggagttgagtaccactggtgtATGGTTTAAACTGTGTTATGAATAACACAGTTTAAACCAATTTGTCCCAGAATTTTATTATTGATTGCACAGATTTATACATCACATTAGATTCTTGGAGGAATTCTTAAACAGGCATAGCAGTGCAGTTTCAGATAAAAGAAAATGTGGTTAAAGAAGCTGGTTTTCTGTTAAATCTGACAAGCACATGGTAAAAGAGAACAGcctatatataaagaaaaaagagaacTGAAAACAAAGATTACCAGATAAATAATTTCACTTCACAAGTTACTTTGCTATGACAGTGCGGTCTTTGTGTAAGGATCTATTTCAAATGCATTAGCATGGGGGACCAGACTTATATTAAGGTTCAAGTTTTACCTCCTAGATGGCACAGGAATGTGGCTGAATGGATAGTAGACAACAAGCTGAGGTATTGGATTTAATTGTAATAATGAAAGAATAAATAACAagaagtaaaatatatttaaaaataaattaactgtTTAGCTTTTGTGAAAAAACGATTTGTATGATCACAAAGTTATTCTAGTATGTAATGTATCGGTTATTTCTGATATGGAAATTACTTCTTGTTGAGATTGTATTTTattggtcttgttttttttttttctttagtggaGAGATTCCTGAACTTCCAGAACGAGAAGATGGGGAAGGGGAAGAAAGTGAACTACAGAATGCTGCTTACAACAACTGGAACCTACCAAGAAGGTAATTAATTCTTCCCTACAGTCattttgtctattattattattattattattattattattattattattattattattattgtatctttttttgtctTAAGAATTTAAAATGATGTGTAATGGGACACATTAACTCAGAACAATCAAAAGCTTACTTGTGAAAGAAAGAACAAGGGATGGAGTAACAAGTAGTTGACTTTGAGAAGGCTGTTTTGGATTGTTCTTGGCTTATGAAAATGTAGTTGTTCAAAAAGTGTTATGCATTGGTGCCTTGAACGTCTGGTAGAAATGTACCTGGGATCGTGAtctttctgtctgtcttcctGGGAAATGAATGTCAACTTAAGCCTGGTACTTTTGGAGTCAATGGGTGGGTGGTCAATGCAAGACCAAGAGCTGCAAAAGTAGAAGTATCCCAATGAAAATGTATGTACTCCAGCTCTGGCAGGTGTTTAATAGCTCAGTAATTGTATAGGATCGCTATCTCTCACATCCTGTTTCCTGATCAGCAGCAAGGGCTATGAAGATAGTGGAACACGTGCTATTGAGATAATGACATAATATCAGTGGATGATGTATGGCTTATAGCTTTCTCGAGGACTGCAGTGTATAAAATAACTTATGAGCAGATCGACCGCattaataaaatgcaatacatttttttaaatgttaaaaagcaTTTGCCTGGATATAACcataattattttctattttaaaccaTGTTATCACTAAAAAAAACTTCCCTATCATGATATGCAACTATttgtggaaaaataaaaataaaaattatgtaAGGATAAAAATTCAATCATGACATAAATTTCATATTTCAGATAACATAccattttcatatttttcatatttcaaatAATGTGCAGAGGTAAATAGGAGCATCTAGTTTACATATGTGCTTGTTCATGTACTCTATCCTATATTTTGCACAGTTGATCGTACACTTTTTGAAGTACAGTTGATTTTCAATACAGTTGTAAACTTGTAAATCTCACCCCCAGAGTGGAGCTGTACCGTGAGCCGGGTAAATCCCTGGGCATCAGTATCGTTGGAGGCAGAGGGATGGGGAGCCGGCTCAGTAATGGGGAAGTGATGAGAGGAATCTTTATCAAGCATATTCTTGAGGACAGCCCTGCAGGAAGAAATGGAACCTTGAAAACAGGGGACATGGTAGTTCAGGTATGTGTTCAACCCTGTATTTCATTTGTGTATTATAGTTTCGTGAAATAAGCTGAGAgatcattttatatttaatcaaGATGTACACAATGTATCTTTCCTGGAGGTGAAGCAAATATAATATTGCCTTCGTAAATGCCtgtaattattgaattatttttgtgGTTAAGACCATTCTTGCTGGCGCATCATTTTTTTCTACGCAATCCTGACTGTTACATGCATATTGTTTTACACACAGTGGATTTTGGATATTACTTAaagcagaaacattttaaaaaaaagaaacaaaaaataattgagtgtttttctttatttgaataaAGAAGGGGGAACTCCCTACACACCCCTGCAAAGATGAAAGttgtttataaataaacaaaacatttcttaatttatatataaaaaaaatgtctcagTGGCAGTTTTCATTGCAGCTGCACATACATTTTCACAAGCACTAGAATTAACACTAATTTGCAAAAAGGTaactattgtttgttttttcaacaaaGTCGATATCTTTATTCCAATTCACTACTCTGCACTGCAGGCCACTAATGAGTAGTACTTAGCTAAGAAACGCAACCTGATTCTTTTCCTACGTTGACAGGTGGATGAAAATGATCTTCGCGATTCCAGTCATGAGCAGGCAGTGGAAGCTATCCGCAGGGCAGGAAATCCTGTCGTCTTCCTGGTGCAGAGCATTGTGCACAGACCAAGGGTAAGTAAGAAGGAAGAACATGAAAGGCAACAGTAGTCAGCACATCCTACAACATTGCTCACGTTTACCTGCTGAACAAACTGTTTTCTGCAAGTTAATCTTGTTGCCCAAAATATACTGTTTATTATGATTTTACTGTAAatactttatacacacacacacacacacacacacacacacacacacacacctggttaAGTTACTGAAATAAAATGTCTCGAAATGTGATTCTTGTTTAAAGTGATATACATGTTGTTTTATAGGtgcataattaaattaaatgaatatacTATCCTTCtatcaaatttaaattacataTCAATGATTTGTCTACTACAATAGAAAAAAGATGTAGAATCTATTGCCTTTTTAACTTAATGTGATCTTGCTTCTTAAAGCTTGATCAGATTCCTCATGCATGCACTCTCTAATTTCAGTACCATGCATGCATACTGTAACTAACATCACCTAAGTATCCATTGTGCTAATTATACACCAATCTTTACATCATGTCATTCTTTTCATTTCCCAGCCTGATTCTTTCTGTAGCCCTTCATCATCTCCTCTTATAGGTTCAAATCCTTCAGCCACACACTCTTTAATCCATCATCCATCTAAGGTAATCATTTATTTAGTAGCCATTGTGTATTATACTGTACTAACAGCAACTTAAAATGTAAGTATGGGGGGGGCATACTGACCCCCATGTCTATGGAAATGGATGGGTAAATTCCATTTAAGTTTGTCATGGGAAGGTCTACACATTTTCAATACATTTTGGTTTGGATTGTTGGAGATGGCGCAAATACAAACAGTTGCTGGAAGTTTAATTCCACTGAAGTGCAGGCTAATCCCATCTTTGAGAGTATTAGAGCACCCAAATGTCTCAAAACATCAGCCTCAGCAAAGATATTCCTTAGATGGCTTTGACAGTGAGTGCTTTAAagcatagaaaacagaaaatccctaattttattttattttattttgagtttaATTTAATCTGTTACAGCAGTTGATTCAATATTGCCACTTCAGGATCACACAAAGTAGTACTTGCAGTATTTGATTTCCTCTCTAAAGTTTCCTTCTACAACCAGCTTATTCTGTGTTTTCGTTATCTGTGTTTGTAACCTAAAACATTTGAGATTGTAATCCTTTGTTGCTTTTAGAAGCCGCCATTGCCTTTCCTGCAGTTAAATCCTTTGCGTGAACCAGCCTTCAGTATTACTAATCCGTTTGCTGCCTCCTTTCAGACACCCCTTTTTCAGGTTAGATTGTGTGTCACTGTGATGTGTACTTGCATGTATTAGTTTGTTACTGATTTTCACCCACAGTTCCACACTCTAGAACTACACCACAATGACTGCATTGAATCCAGTAGTGTAGGAAATGAGTGTTTCTGTTTAGTATGTGTGTACCTGTTATGTGACAGACAACAGATTAGACTGCAGATTCTTTTTCAAGTTTCTTGTCTCTGAAATTCCTTGTTTTCCCTGCTTAAGTAATGTCCAAATCCCTTAAGACTTGAGTAGCCACAGTGCATCCTTGTGTCTTCACCTGAGCAGCAACACAATTGTTCATaatgtttatgtatttactgATAAGAAAGttaacagaaatatatatatatatatatatatatatatatatatatatatatatatatatatatatatatatatatataaacacatacagGAAGATAAGACTTCCAAATACCTGCAATGTAGctaattattaatacattgttACAACCAAGAGAAAGCAATGAAAATACACCAAAAAAACATGTTcaactatgtaacacaatttttgttcctgggtagtaagtgttaattcctaattgcttatgcctcaaaagtatagaaaatggctattattccccacaaactttgcttttgtgaccaggacagtgatattttgaaatttacctatttccaatgagaaaacgggcgaatttgtgtcttttcgttcacataaagtcagaaaaaaacaacatatgaatccaaattaacatgtatttatactaaagtaatacaaaaatgactgcaaaagatttagaagtgagtagttttttgagatttacgattatactgtaaatcactttcacgaatcagcccccaaatgtagtctcccatcacgttctcgttatactgtccttggtagcggcgttcaaagtccagtatatcctggtggaagtgctcgccttgctcctccgagtacactcccatgttctccttgaatttatcaagatgagcatcaaggatatggacttcctacagcccattgtgccgtagttcttcaccagagtctcaaccagctccacatagttttcggcctagtgattgcccaggaagccccgaaccactgcgacaaagctgttccaagccactttctccttactagtgagcttcttggggaattcattgcactccaggatcttctttatctgtggtccgacgaagacaccggctttgacctttgcctcagacagcttagggaagaagtcttgaaggtacttgaaggctgccgactccttatctagagctctgacaaattgtttcataaggcccaatttgatgtgcagtggtggcatcagcaccttccgggggtccaccagtggctcccacttgacattgttcctccccacagagaactcggtccgctgtggccagtcctgcctgtggtagtgcgccttggtgtccctgctgtcccaaaggcaaagatagcagggaaacttggtaaaaccgccttggagacccatcaggaatgccaccattttgaagtctcctatgacctcccagccgtactcatcatacttcaaggcgtccagcaaggtcttgatgctgttgtaatcctctttgaggtgcaccgagtgagccaggggaagagacgggtacttgttaccattatggagcagcatggctttgaggctcctggatgagctgtcaatgaagaggcgccactcattctggttacaggtgattccgattgcctcgaacagactggtcacattgtggcagaagcagagcccatcttgacgggtgaagaagctggaaaaaggttggtgacgcttcctctgatctgcgacttgcacactttcatccaacaagttccactgcttgagcctagacgtcaaaagctcggcattggacttggtgagaccaagatctttaatcaagtcgttgaggtctttttggttggggtagtatgggtttctctcctcagctccacctctgaaattgtcatctggatctacaacgtcttcctcgctctctgacttgctgctctcttctaaagacggctgctctctctccggaggagtgggtacggggagctcatggcagtgtggcaccggggcgatggatgaaggaaggtccggatacgtgatagcaggtgcattcttgccagtccgacgtttggaagggtccaccatgcagaagtagcagttacttgagtggtcagtgggttcctgccaaattcttgggatagcgaacttcatggctctcttttcccctctgtaccatcctacaaaaatacatttatttcacccagcactgaatctatctggaatgttctagaaaataggtacatttcaaaatatcactgtcctggtcacaaaagcaaagtttgtgggcaataatagccattttctatacttttgaggcataagcaattaggaaataacacttactacccaggaaccaaaaaaaaaaaaaaaaaaaaaattgttacacggtgttatgagATGTTTTTTACAAGGAAACAGAGAAAGGATATGTcacttcaaaataataaaaaaatcacctaatgtttgtttgtcattaatttatttttatgtttaatacTTTCCACTGCATTTGCTTATCATAATGCATGTTACAGACTGTGACGGATGAATCACATGATGAGAATACATTGCCAATACCAAAATTAATGATCAAAAATCCCTCTAATGAAACTGAAGGAAAGGTTAGTAATCCAGAATATCTtattatgttatttttacatttactaaacaattataaataaatacaaagtatgAGTAATATActtacacatttttaataaatgttcgtACTTTAGTACTGTAGATTATGAAACATTATAACAGTGTCCCTGAGTCTTAAAATGTATTGAACTTTCTCTGTTGCTGTAGGGATCTGAGAGTCACAGTAGACTTTTACTCCGCCTCTCCCCAACTAACCCTTTTGCTCCTACTCCGTTTAAGGTTTGTAGGACTGTGTATGTTGTAGTGGCACCAGTTTCCTCCTAATATACAATCTGTGTTTGTAAATATCTGACATGTATACAAAACAAACTTCTGCACCCCCTAAAAGTTGATTGAATAATATGCTCCTTTAATATATGAGAAACATGaaaacataaatattaaaatactatGCATCCTCTTTATGTTGTACAAATTTGTATGTAAGTTattcttgtgtttttatatatatatatatatatatatatatgtatatatatatatatatatgtatatatatatatatgtatatatatatatatatatatatatatatatacacagatgtgctcaaatttgttggtacccctccacaaaaaacgaagaatgcacaattttctctgaaataacttgaaactgacaaaagtaattggcatcctccattgtttattccatatttaatagaaatcagaatttgcttttgattttttattcaacataatattgtaaataataaaacaaatgaaaatggcatggacaaaaatgatgggaccgctaacctaatattttgttgcacaacctttagaggcaatcacaatcaaacgttttctgtagctctcaatgagacttctgcacctgttaacaggtagtttggcccactcttcctgagcaaactgctccagctgtctcaggtttgatgggtgccttctccatactgcaagtttcagctctttccatagatgttcgataggattcagatgaggactcatagaaggccacttcagaatagtccagtgttttgttcttatccattcttcggtgcttttagatgtgtgttttgggtcattatcctgttggaggacccatgacctgtgactgagacagagctttctgacactgggcagtacgtttcgctccagaatgccttgaaggtcttgagatttcattgtgctctgcacagatTTAAGGCACcatgtgccaggcgcagcaaagcagccccaaaacataaccgagcctcctccatgtttcactgtaggtatggtgttcttttctttgaaagcttcattttttcatctgtgaacatagagctgatgtgacttgccaaaaagctccagttttgacatatctgtccaaaggacattctccccgaaggattgtggcttgtcaatatgcattttagcaaattccagtcaggcttttttatgtttttctttcaaaagtggagtcctcctgggtcttcttccatggagcccacttttgctcaaaaagcgacggatggttcgatcagaaactgacgtaccttcaccttggagttcagcttgtatctctttggcagttatccttggttctttttctaccattcgcactatccttctgttcaatctggggtcgattttcctcttgcggccgcgcccagggagattggctacagttccatggaccttcaacttcttaataatatttgcaactgttgtcacaggaacatcaagctgcttggagatggtcttgtagcctttacctttaccatgcttgtctattattttctttcctcagacaactctctcctttgctttccctggtccatgttcagtgtggtgcacacaatgataccaaacagcacagtgactacttttctccatttaaataggctgaatgactgattacaagattggagacatgtgtgatactaattaaagaaacgaattagtttgaaatatcactataatccaattatttattatcttttctaaggggtaccaacaaatgtgtccaggccattttagaatatctttgtagaataaacaataatccatctcttttcacagcttctttgctttattctatgacataccaaaggcatgcaagtgtacatgataaaatatttattattattatttatttcttagcagacgcccttatccagggcgacttacaatcgtaagcaaaaacatttcaagcgttacaatacaagtaatacaataagagcaagatacaagtaatacaataagagcaagcataaaatagctattaatttcatcacttttcaggaggaatgaagcattatttcaatgagctgtaaggctaccaacaaatttgagcacgtctgtatatatatatatatatatatatatatatatatatataatttgttagcTGGTAAATTTGTGAAGTGTACTCAAATCCTTCCTGTCTTACTTGACACGCACACCGCAGGCGCCAAATCGTTTGGATTTACAGACAGAAAAAGTTTCCCCCTCCTGTAGTTCACTCCCTCCCCTGCCAGTGGTGCTCCCTGTTGGTGAAACAGACACCCTGCCAGAGAGACCAGAGCTGTTTGTGGAAAGtccagaggagaaggaggatgaATTTGGTTATAGCTGGAGTAAGTATctcatgtttaaaatatgttgatGATTTGGAGCAATTCATTTTTAGGGCAGCTTGTACGTCCCCTGCATGTCCTCCAATACAACCCTcactaattttgttttaaactgcAGTCGTAATGTAGTTCTGTCTAGAACACCATAACTGCAATAAATATGCATTCAATCTCTAGCTTTAACTACTTATGTGTAATAGGTGGCAACTGCTGCATGACTTAAATTAACATAAAGTTTTTTATGGATTTAGAGAAGATTGTACAACGCTATGGAAGTCTGGATGGGGAGCTACACATGATAGAGCTAGAAAAAGGGAAGACCGGTCTAGGCCTAAGCCTTGCAGGAAACAAAGACAGATCCAGAATGAGTGTCTTTGTGGTGGGAATTGATCCATGTGGAGCCGCTGGAAAAGATGGCAGGATCATTGTTGGAGATGAATTATTGGAGGTCAGTAGAGCCTTGAAAAGAACAGAAACAATTcaatacagatgaacccgttttatatcacctcgcttaatatcataccccgtttattatcacattttttcaaaaaccactcgccatgtaccataggttctttgagaaattacctctcttaatatcatctcacaaacccgcttattgtcacattttgtgcagcctatATAATGCTGCATggctgggctttacta
This window contains:
- the LOC131728234 gene encoding multiple PDZ domain protein-like isoform X1, with translation MGSRLSNGEVMRGIFIKHILEDSPAGRNGTLKTGDMVVQVDENDLRDSSHEQAVEAIRRAGNPVVFLVQSIVHRPRPDSFCSPSSSPLIGSNPSATHSLIHHPSKKPPLPFLQLNPLREPAFSITNPFAASFQTPLFQTVTDESHDENTLPIPKLMIKNPSNETEGKGSESHSRLLLRLSPTNPFAPTPFKAPNRLDLQTEKVSPSCSSLPPLPVVLPVGETDTLPERPELFVESPEEKEDEFGYSWKKIVQRYGSLDGELHMIELEKGKTGLGLSLAGNKDRSRMSVFVVGIDPCGAAGKDGRIIVGDELLEINGQILYGRTHQNASSIIKCAPSKVKIIFIRNTDALNQMAAGPVKESAPDNSKSHTEQELYTEVSSAVNVDLFKSIQHVLLPKDQGSLGIAISEEDTKNGVMIKSLTEHGAAAKDGKIKVGDKILAVDDETVVGHPVEKVITLLKKAKSTVKLTISSEDPASQSPSGMSTASASDMKSTKPSAVTSAAVGTPESDPLRNASRSSTPATLVSDPATCPIIPGCETTIDISKGRTGLGLSIVGGADTLLV
- the LOC131728234 gene encoding multiple PDZ domain protein-like isoform X5, which produces MGSRLSNGEVMRGIFIKHILEDSPAGRNGTLKTGDMVVQVDENDLRDSSHEQAVEAIRRAGNPVVFLVQSIVHRPRPDSFCSPSSSPLIGSNPSATHSLIHHPSKTVTDESHDENTLPIPKLMIKNPSNETEGKGSESHSRLLLRLSPTNPFAPTPFKAPNRLDLQTEKVSPSCSSLPPLPVVLPVGETDTLPERPELFVESPEEKEDEFGYSWKKIVQRYGSLDGELHMIELEKGKTGLGLSLAGNKDRSRMSVFVVGIDPCGAAGKDGRIIVGDELLEINGQILYGRTHQNASSIIKCAPSKVKIIFIRNTDALNQMAAGPVKESAPDNSKSHTEQELYTEVSSAVNVDLFKSIQHVLLPKDQGSLGIAISEEDTKNGVMIKSLTEHGAAAKDGKIKVGDKILAVDDETVVGHPVEKVITLLKKAKSTVKLTISSEDPASQSPSGMSTASASDMKSTKPSAVTSAAVGTPESDPLRNASRSSTPATLVSDPATCPIIPGCETTIDISKGRTGLGLSIVGGADTLLV
- the LOC131728234 gene encoding multiple PDZ domain protein-like isoform X4, producing MGSRLSNGEVMRGIFIKHILEDSPAGRNGTLKTGDMVVQVDENDLRDSSHEQAVEAIRRAGNPVVFLVQSIVHRPRKPPLPFLQLNPLREPAFSITNPFAASFQTPLFQTVTDESHDENTLPIPKLMIKNPSNETEGKGSESHSRLLLRLSPTNPFAPTPFKAPNRLDLQTEKVSPSCSSLPPLPVVLPVGETDTLPERPELFVESPEEKEDEFGYSWKKIVQRYGSLDGELHMIELEKGKTGLGLSLAGNKDRSRMSVFVVGIDPCGAAGKDGRIIVGDELLEINGQILYGRTHQNASSIIKCAPSKVKIIFIRNTDALNQMAAGPVKESAPDNSKSHTEQELYTEVSSAVNVDLFKSIQHVLLPKDQGSLGIAISEEDTKNGVMIKSLTEHGAAAKDGKIKVGDKILAVDDETVVGHPVEKVITLLKKAKSTVKLTISSEDPASQSPSGMSTASASDMKSTKPSAVTSAAVGTPESDPLRNASRSSTPATLVSDPATCPIIPGCETTIDISKGRTGLGLSIVGGADTLLV
- the LOC131728234 gene encoding multiple PDZ domain protein-like isoform X3 yields the protein MGSRLSNGEVMRGIFIKHILEDSPAGRNGTLKTGDMVVQVDENDLRDSSHEQAVEAIRRAGNPVVFLVQSIVHRPRPDSFCSPSSSPLIGSNPSATHSLIHHPSKKPPLPFLQLNPLREPAFSITNPFAASFQTPLFQTVTDESHDENTLPIPKLMIKNPSNETEGKAPNRLDLQTEKVSPSCSSLPPLPVVLPVGETDTLPERPELFVESPEEKEDEFGYSWKKIVQRYGSLDGELHMIELEKGKTGLGLSLAGNKDRSRMSVFVVGIDPCGAAGKDGRIIVGDELLEINGQILYGRTHQNASSIIKCAPSKVKIIFIRNTDALNQMAAGPVKESAPDNSKSHTEQELYTEVSSAVNVDLFKSIQHVLLPKDQGSLGIAISEEDTKNGVMIKSLTEHGAAAKDGKIKVGDKILAVDDETVVGHPVEKVITLLKKAKSTVKLTISSEDPASQSPSGMSTASASDMKSTKPSAVTSAAVGTPESDPLRNASRSSTPATLVSDPATCPIIPGCETTIDISKGRTGLGLSIVGGADTLLV